Below is a genomic region from Trichoderma asperellum chromosome 2, complete sequence.
TGGCGGATGAGGATGGCACCAGTGGGCTTGGGTTTGACGACCCGAGCTTCGGATTCATAGACAATGGCCCCGTGCCTCTCGATGCAATCTCAGATCCTCCAATTCTCCCCAACGGCGATCCCTCCGGCGCTTTCCTCGATGCTGGCGTCTGGCCTTTGGATGCCTCGCCGCAAGCCAGCTCGTACGAcatcagcagcgccagcaacACCGCTCTCCCCTCAGCGCATCCAGGATACTTGTCCCCGTCCTGGCCAACCCCGACCTTTGACcctcaacaacagcaacagttACCCGATTCTTCCGGCTTTGGTGGCTTTGGACTGCCCAACATCGATCCTACGTCAGTCTACCTCTCTAGTCAAGTGGCTACCAAGCGGGGCGCTGCCCTCCCAGTGTCAAAAGCTCCCCTACGCTCTGTGACCAAGTTGAGTCCTGCTGTGCAGGAACAGCTGCGAAACATCGCAATGCCCCCTCATCTTCTGTACGGATCGCCTAAGAGCGCCTCCAGCCCTGAGTCGGCCAAGACAGGAGTCGGCTCATCGCCTGACGTCTCTGGAGGCTCCCACAGAGATTCTCGGAAGCGAAAGGTTTCGGCTGATGactttgacgacgatgacctTCTTGAGGAAGGCGGTAAGCCGGTCAAGAAGACTGCTCACAACATGATTGAGAAGCGCTATCGCACCAACATCAATGACAAGATTGCCGCCTTGAGAGATAGTGTCCCCAGCTTGCGTATCATGTGCAAGAGCGCAAGAGGAGAGGACACAACCGAGGACCGTGAAGAATTACATGGTCTTACACCGGCTCATAAGCTGAATAAAGCAACTGTAGGTAACTCCAGTGTTTATGGCTCTTGACGCTACGATTAAGGGACCGATGAAGATCAGAATTACTAAACGTTTGATGAATAGGTTTTAAGTAAAGCCACGGAATACATTCGGcatctggagaagaggaataaCCGGCTCCTGGATGAAAATGGCGTCATGCATCAGAGAATCGCCGCTTTCGAGAAGCTATTCATGGCCGGTGCCATGAATGGTTCTATCCCGTCGATGCAGCAGCCCACACCGATGCAGTATCCCCAAGATGGCCAATCGCAGCAACAGTCACAGCAAtcccaacagcaacagcagcagcagcaacagcaacagcagccgcaaaTGACACCCTCTCCACTAGAAATTTCTCAAGAAGGCGGTGCTGGACCTGCTGGGATGATCGATGTTCCAGAGGACATGAAACGAATCCTTTCTGCGCAAATGGCCACTGGCCAGCCATATCCTGTgcctcaacagcagcaactaTTCCGCCAGAGTCCATCAGTGgtcggccagcagcagattcgacaaatgcagcagcaagggcaGCAGAACGGATGGAACAATGCAGGCCCCTATTTTGGCAAACTCATGGTAGGCTCGCTAGCCGGACTGATGATATTGGAGGCAGTTCGGGAAGACGAGACCAGCAACGAAGAGCCTCAAGGCCGCGGCTTATTCGCCGTCCCCCTACAGCTTCTCAAATATGTCCCATCACAACTTCACTTGCACTGGTTTGGAATTGAAGCCGGCATCCCTCTCAAATTTATGATTCTTTTCGGCCTGATGCTGTGGGTCTTCATACCATCGATATTTTCTTCGTTCAATCGAAGCCCCAAAAAGCCGCAATCTACTGCTATACATCCTGCTCCTTCTCCCGCATCTCCCATCGGATTCCGCCGTCGTGCTTGGGAGACGGCGATCCAGACTGTCTGGGTACCTCACCacaacttcttcttggaagCCGCCGCGTTGATGCTCAAGACACTCAAGCTTAGTGTACGCAATGTATTTGGTGTCCAAGCCTACCAACTATTAACCGGATTGACCCCTGAGCAGGAAGTGGCTCGAGTCAGCGCCTGGGCTACCGCTCTTGATGCCCAGCTCACTGGTGGCGACGCAGAGATTTGCACGACCCGCCTTATTCTAACACTCCTCGCCTCTGGAACCGTGCCGAATACACCCAGCGGTTTGATGCTCAAAGCGCTTCATGTCCGCGTCCTATTGTGGGATCTGGGTCAGAAATGGTATCAGCTAGGactagttaacttctttgcCGCCAAGATTGCACAGCGACAATGGAATGCCGCTCGAGACCTGAACCAAAGGCTGATGAATAGCCAccaagaagacgaagactcCGAGAAGAAGCGACTTGAACAGATATTGCCCGACCACTTGGCTGCTTTGGTAGAACAGGACTGTGACAAAGTCCTCA
It encodes:
- a CDS encoding uncharacterized protein (TransMembrane:1 (o503-522i)~EggNog:ENOG41), giving the protein MADEDGTSGLGFDDPSFGFIDNGPVPLDAISDPPILPNGDPSGAFLDAGVWPLDASPQASSYDISSASNTALPSAHPGYLSPSWPTPTFDPQQQQQLPDSSGFGGFGLPNIDPTSVYLSSQVATKRGAALPVSKAPLRSVTKLSPAVQEQLRNIAMPPHLLYGSPKSASSPESAKTGVGSSPDVSGGSHRDSRKRKVSADDFDDDDLLEEGGKPVKKTAHNMIEKRYRTNINDKIAALRDSVPSLRIMCKSARGEDTTEDREELHGLTPAHKLNKATVLSKATEYIRHLEKRNNRLLDENGVMHQRIAAFEKLFMAGAMNGSIPSMQQPTPMQYPQDGQSQQQSQQSQQQQQQQQQQQQPQMTPSPLEISQEGGAGPAGMIDVPEDMKRILSAQMATGQPYPVPQQQQLFRQSPSVVGQQQIRQMQQQGQQNGWNNAGPYFGKLMVGSLAGLMILEAVREDETSNEEPQGRGLFAVPLQLLKYVPSQLHLHWFGIEAGIPLKFMILFGLMLWVFIPSIFSSFNRSPKKPQSTAIHPAPSPASPIGFRRRAWETAIQTVWVPHHNFFLEAAALMLKTLKLSVRNVFGVQAYQLLTGLTPEQEVARVSAWATALDAQLTGGDAEICTTRLILTLLASGTVPNTPSGLMLKALHVRVLLWDLGQKWYQLGLVNFFAAKIAQRQWNAARDLNQRLMNSHQEDEDSEKKRLEQILPDHLAALVEQDCDKVLTATVIQRAHNLAFNLETTYNAIPIDGMDSVVDDTAIGSPMDALAAWWSTAKVHDILTSTLYDNQEASKDQGIMELAVKVAPFGSHARARAIMARSVLATYSRGQNIAAAVQVLRIDTSSSQLIEPMSFATAEPNPFTNLAPLSPTQSNNPDPDLELCLRCATASAHIKRLGGKVASNKTYVRASIEKVIDLSTKTKMSLLSFTSAMEVLEQILKHKDTTNSFAPLVERLAAILRLWIGSPLALNCGVAPDLQDKVINRCLTVTKRAVGMDMDTGYETMTDDDDEGIYR